The DNA region CTCTCCGGATCTGGTCCGGTCAGCTCAGTTCCGCTCGGCTGTCGAGGGCGTCTGGGCACCAGCCGCCCTCCTTCCCGGAGAAGACATCGTTTGGAGCCAGCCCGGCGAAAACCTGGCACGCGTGACGATAACCTCCGGAGCCGCCCCCGTTGTGCTCGACCTGAAGTTGAACGAAGCGGGAGCAGTTACCGAAGTGGTTGGCCAGAGGTGGAGCAACGCCAATGCAGAGAGCATATTTCAGCTGCAGCCGTTCGGCGGAACGGTCGAAAGCGAGGCCACTTTCGATGGTTACACCATCCCCGCCATACTGAAGGTCGGCAATCATTTCGGGACCGACGAGTACCTGCCGTTCTTCCAGGCGGAGATTGTCAGCGCTCGGTATCGCTGACCGCGAAGCGTCATTCACCGGGACCGGCGCGGTGCACCAAGACTTGCATCGGCGAAAAGGCTCTCTGGCTTGAGCTTGTCTCCATCCTTTGCGAGCGCCATCGCAGCCACGGTGCTTCCTCCGAACAAAATGCCTTCGAGTGCACCTGTCACGACCTGCGCTACTGGTCCGAAGCCGTTCTCGCCAAAGAACAGCCCGTTGTGACCAAATCGTAGCTGTGAGTTGGGGAAGCTGAGGGTGAGGAGCTCAAGGCTGCCGCCGAGCATTTGGCCTCCCAAGAGAGGGATGAGGGCGCCTGCCAAACCTGTGGTCAGGCATCCTACCAAAGCTGCTCGTCTGATCGAAACGCTGCCATGGCCGAAGGTGATGGCCACAGCCAGACCGATAGCAGCGCCAAGCAGCAATCCTTCGAATGCTCCGGTCATGTCCGCAGGTGCCTTGCCGAACAGCAGGAGAAAGGCATCAGTGCCGATGAGCTTCACGACGGCACCAATGACCAGACCGCCTACGGCGCCCCCGATGACCATCGCCAGTGGATTTCTTGGCTGCATCCGAGCGGCCGCCACGATGCCGAAGGCGACACCGGCTCCACCTAAGAACGCAACAGTAGCGGTCATGCAGACATAGACGAGCACCACAGAGATGCCTGCCGCACCGCCTGTGAGTGGCCCCGATGCTTCGGCAAGACCGTAGATCACACCCCCAAGTACACCAGCGATGATCCCTCCCAGCGTACCTGCGCGCCAGAGCAAGAAATGTGAGTCTTGGTTTGTGCCTACACTGGCTGCAGCTCTTGCAGGAGCAGTACCCGCCACTTCCTCGACAGGGGCAATGAACCGGTAGCCGTGCTTTGGAATGGTTTCGATGAACTGCGGTTTGGTGGCATCATCGCCAAGTTGTCGGCGGATCGTGCGGATGGCTTGGGTGAGGGCCTCGTCGGTGACAGGAACGCCACTCCAGGCATCATCAATGAAGCGCTGCTTGGCAATGAGGTTGCCCTGTTCTCGCACCAGCAGGATCAGCACGTCGAGGTACCGGGAGTTGAGCTCGATCCTTGTTCCTTGCCGCTCCAGCTGTCGGTTCGCTGCGTCGAGTCGGAAACCTTCGAACTTATAGACCTCGGTGCTCATTTCATGGAAACCTCATCGCCGGCTCACGCCCGGCTCATGGCAGCAAGCTCTATCTCCGCCATGCTTGCAAGCTCCTAAGCCACGGAGTTACGCATGGCAGAACATGTAGCATACGATCCGAAGCGGAGGGGTCAATGGCGGCTTGCCGTCTGGGTCGCCGCAGCAGGCATCTACCTCATCCCAGTTGTGCTCAAGGTGACCACCAGCAGCCTCAACTGGGACATGACGGACTTCTTATTCGCGGCGGTGCTGATCTTCACGCCTGTGCTGATCTATGATGCCACCACACGACGTGTGGCCAGCAGGAGCTATCGCGCCGGGATGGGTCTTGCACTCTTCGCTTCCGGCTTGCTGATCTATGTCAACGCCAGCGTCGGGATCATCGGGAGTTCATCGAATCCCGCCAATCTGCTCTACCTGGTGGTTATCGCGGTGGGCTTCACCGGCGGCTTTGCTGCCCGTCTCTCCCCGGATGGGATGTGCAGAACCATGCTGGCGGTGGCAGCGGGTCAGGCACTCATCACATTGGTGGCCGTACTTCGTCAGCTGGGTTATCCCGCCAGCGGGCCATTGGAGCTGACGGCAATCAACGGGGTCTTCGTTGCTATGTGGCTGCTGGCGGCCTTGTTGTTCAGCAGGGCTTCGCGTGAGTGGTCCCGGTTTGCCCCTCAACCTGGGGGCACCGACCATGCTTAAACTCAACTCCATTGTCGTGGCCAAGCTCTTCTTCGGTGTGCCTGCTCCAGCCGGGACATACCCGGTCGAGTTGGACGAGATCTTCACCTGGGAGGAACCGACAACGCTACGCCGTTCCACGAGCATGAGCGCCATAAATCCAAACGATCCAGAGCACGGCGGCTCCATGATGATGCCGGCTGCCGATCGTGCCCGCCGCACCCCATGTCAGAGGTTGTGATGCGCCATGCACACACTTCCTTGGGGGTAGCTATGTCGGAATTCGTTGGCACGCAGCGCCGGCCGGGTCAGCCGCTTGTGCGCCGAGCCTGGAGCGGGTCTGGCAGTGCTGAATGGTAGCGACGTGCTGCAACAGCCCTGCGTACCTCGACCTCGAAAGGAGGTCATTGGTTCACCCGAATGGAGGCTTGGTGGGGCAGGGTGCTCTGCCGCCGCTGGAAATGCGGACGATGACCTCCAACCTGCCGGATGCATCAGTGCTGCCAGGCAATGTTCCGAGCCGCAGGCTCCAATTTCGCGAAGCTCCTGAGTGCCTGATAGCGACGGGGCTTCGCAGTCCGCACTTGCCGATCCAGGCTAAACTCGAAGTGTGACCTCGGCGAGGGAACCAGGTCATCTTCAGACTTGGTCTAGGTTTACCGTTCGTAAACTGCCGCACTCAGATAGTGCGGGCCTCAGCACCCAAGGAGGCACCATGAGCGACGCTGGTATAGCGGGCGGACGGATCCGCTCGTTCGTTGAACGGATCGAGCAAGTCGAAGCGGAAATCGCTGAATTGAGCGAAGGCAAGAAGGAAATCTTTGCCGAAGCGAAGGGCGAAGGCTTTGACGTCAAGGTGATCAAAGAGATCATCAAGCTGCGCAAGCAGGATCAAGACGAGCGGGACGAGCACGAAACTCTCCTGGACCTCTACATGAGGGCCATGGACAACGCGCAGACATCCGAAGAAGCCAAGGCCGCGTGAATGTCGACGTCGAGCGGCCTTGCCGCTCGGCGACCTGACAAGGCTCGACTGCCGGTGAGCCAGCCGGCAGGACCGCCAAAAGTTTGTCCGCAAGGCGCCCCAGTTCGGCCGTTGGAACCGGCACGGCGATCGAACAAGAGCGGGCACCTGTCTGACTACTCCAACAAGCCTTGACCATTAGGCTCGAAGCCTTGCCATATTGGTTGACGCCCAACGGATCCGTTGATGCTTGATACCCGCTCCCCACGTCTTGCCGTCCTGATTGATGCCGACAACGCCTCGGCCCGGATTGCTGATGGTCTGTTCGAAGAGATAGCCAAGATCGGTGAGGCAAGTGTCCGGCGCATCTATGGAGACTTTTCCAGCTCCCGATCCAAGGCGTGGGCCGACGTGTTGTCAAAACACGCAATCATTCCACAGCAGCAGTTTGCATACACCACTGGCAAAAATGCGTCCGACATAACATTAGTGATCGACGCCATGGACCTTCTACACAGTGGGCGGTTTGATGGTTTTTGCCTAGTTTCATCCGACAGTGACTTCACACGACTTGCCGCTCGAATCCGGGAGCAGGGCGTTGATGTCTTCGGCTTTGGCGAGCAGAAAACGCCAGAAAGTTTCCGACAAGCTTGTCGCCGCTTCGTCTACACAGAGAACCTTCTGCCCGAAGCCCCGGCAAACGTGGAGGACGCGGGAGCGAGAGCTGCCCCACTTCAGCTGCCCGCTAATGCAGTGCCAATCCTGATGCGGGTGATGGAGCAGATGGACACCGAGGACGGATGGGTACCGCTTGGCGCGGTCGGCAATCAGCTTGCCAATCTGGCGCCTGACTTTGACCCGCGCACTTTCGGCTTCCGCAAGTTGAGTGACCTAGTTCGGCAGACCAACGGGTTTGAGCTTGATCAGCCGGAAGGCCGAGCTCTTCGTATCCGAGCCAAGCTCGACAGAAAACGGCGCCGATAGTCGTCAAGCATTGCGTTCTTGCACCCCATTTGGCCGTTCAGGCTCCTTGGACGATCACCCGAAGGCTGACGATCGGCTAAGCCAATGACGATGCCTGAGATGGGGTGGGATGCAGACAGTCCGCAAACTAAGCACCTACACAGGTGAAATTGATGCTAGGCGGGCCTTACTGCCTATCTGGACAGCTGAGCAACTTGGCTAATCAGTTCACCGCAAACAAGCCTTCTTCATTCGAGCCTATCTGCGCTATGGGGGGAAGATGTCTGAAACCTAGCAGCCCGGTCCAGCATATCGGTCATGTGCTCTGCGGCTTTGAGGGTGAGCGGGTGCTGAGTATATCCAGGTCGGGGTGTGATATAGGCGGCCATTTCACGAGCGATTTCCACTTGCCGATCCGAGGCTTGGGCCATCAGGGCAATGACGAGGTTCTCCAGGGCGATGACCCGAATGCGAAGATGAACCAATTCGGCATTGGTCAGCGGCGGATACTGGTAGGCTTGTTCTTCGATCGTGGGCGGCTCCTCGGGAGCGCCACCTTCGTTGTCCCATCTGGAAAGCGCACGTTGGCGCAGTTCAGTTGTGGCCAATAGCTCGTTCAGCACGGATGTTCTCCTGTCCTCAGTACTGATGGGTCTTCAGCGATAGCCAACCCCCATCACGTAATGGCGCATCATGTCTTCTTCGGTCGTGGACTCTTTGAGAAGCGCCTGAAGCAGGTCCCGAGCATTGAGTACCCCTACCGGACGGGAGTCCCCGTCTAGAAAAGGAATGTTCTTCAGCCCCCGCTCTTTCATGTTGCTCCACAGATCCTCCAGCAAATCTCCGGAGCGGCAGGACAGTACGTCTTGCGTCATCGCGACCGATATCAACGCGATGCAACCTGCTCCTTGGCACTGGGCGATCTGACCGACGATGTCTGTTTTGCTAACAACGCCCCGCAGGACGCCGGCGGAGTTGCACACCACCAGAATGTCCGTTCCGGAACGCAGCTTTCCGGCCGCCTCGATGAGCGGTGCATCATCGGAAATGGTAATCAGGCGCTGCCGCGCTGCTGGCAGTAAACTCTCAGCGTACATAGTGTCTCCTCTAGCAAGGCTGGCCCGCAGGTCTGGGGACGAGCGGAGACTGGTTTTATTGTATCATAAGCTGCCCCAATCGCCGAATGCGATGCGGAGCACTGCGAGGAGGCCCGCTACCGCCAGAGAGACGCAGGTAATTCGGACCGCGAGCAGGCCAACGTGCTTCAAACCGGAATGCACGTAGTCTTCGATCACCACCTGCAGACCAAGTGCCGCATGGTAGAAGGACAGGCAGAGCAGCAGCGGCACCAAGAGCACGGCCAACGGTGATCTCAGCCAGTCGATCACCGCGCTATGATCGTTGATTGCAACGGCACTGATGGAGATGACGAACCATAAGGTGAGCGGGATGAGTGCAACTCCCGAAGCGCGCTCCACCCACCAGTGAGTGGTTCCGTGCCCGACTGAACCAGAGCGACGGGCGCGGGTCTGGCGCAGTGGTGTGTCTTTCGCGACCATGGCTACCCCTTGTAGAACCAGATGAATATCCATGTGAACAGCGTGAGGGCAGTGGTTGAGCCGACG from Devosia sp. RR2S18 includes:
- a CDS encoding winged helix-turn-helix domain-containing protein encodes the protein MSTEVYKFEGFRLDAANRQLERQGTRIELNSRYLDVLILLVREQGNLIAKQRFIDDAWSGVPVTDEALTQAIRTIRRQLGDDATKPQFIETIPKHGYRFIAPVEEVAGTAPARAAASVGTNQDSHFLLWRAGTLGGIIAGVLGGVIYGLAEASGPLTGGAAGISVVLVYVCMTATVAFLGGAGVAFGIVAAARMQPRNPLAMVIGGAVGGLVIGAVVKLIGTDAFLLLFGKAPADMTGAFEGLLLGAAIGLAVAITFGHGSVSIRRAALVGCLTTGLAGALIPLLGGQMLGGSLELLTLSFPNSQLRFGHNGLFFGENGFGPVAQVVTGALEGILFGGSTVAAMALAKDGDKLKPESLFADASLGAPRRSR
- a CDS encoding DUF2312 domain-containing protein, translated to MSDAGIAGGRIRSFVERIEQVEAEIAELSEGKKEIFAEAKGEGFDVKVIKEIIKLRKQDQDERDEHETLLDLYMRAMDNAQTSEEAKAA
- a CDS encoding NYN domain-containing protein; this translates as MLDTRSPRLAVLIDADNASARIADGLFEEIAKIGEASVRRIYGDFSSSRSKAWADVLSKHAIIPQQQFAYTTGKNASDITLVIDAMDLLHSGRFDGFCLVSSDSDFTRLAARIREQGVDVFGFGEQKTPESFRQACRRFVYTENLLPEAPANVEDAGARAAPLQLPANAVPILMRVMEQMDTEDGWVPLGAVGNQLANLAPDFDPRTFGFRKLSDLVRQTNGFELDQPEGRALRIRAKLDRKRRR
- the sdhD gene encoding succinate dehydrogenase, hydrophobic membrane anchor protein, with protein sequence MVAKDTPLRQTRARRSGSVGHGTTHWWVERASGVALIPLTLWFVISISAVAINDHSAVIDWLRSPLAVLLVPLLLCLSFYHAALGLQVVIEDYVHSGLKHVGLLAVRITCVSLAVAGLLAVLRIAFGDWGSL
- a CDS encoding cyclic nucleotide-binding/CBS domain-containing protein, yielding MYAESLLPAARQRLITISDDAPLIEAAGKLRSGTDILVVCNSAGVLRGVVSKTDIVGQIAQCQGAGCIALISVAMTQDVLSCRSGDLLEDLWSNMKERGLKNIPFLDGDSRPVGVLNARDLLQALLKESTTEEDMMRHYVMGVGYR